The following is a genomic window from Deltaproteobacteria bacterium.
CCGTGCCTGTCTTTCCGTCGCGGGCATACCCATTTCGACCAGGTTCAGCATGGTGAATTCACTGGCATGCCGCGCTCCCTGCGATTCCTTGCGAAAACAGGGCCCTACCTCGAAAATTCTCACGGGCCGCTCCCAGAGGCGCAACAGGTCTTTCAGCACGAAATAGAGGTGCGGGGCCAGCATCGGACGCAGGCATTTGGACTTGTCCAGCCAATAGACCTGTGAGCCGAGGTCGTGATTTTCGTCCACCGTCATCCTCGCCAGAAGACCGCGGGACATGATGATCGGCGTTGTCACCTGTACGAATCCCTGAGCGACCATTGCCTCCACCAGACGGCTCTCCAGCTCACAGATGCCGGGTCTGAACTTTTTCGTTCTCAGATGCTCCAACCGGGCCCGATGGGATTTTACCAGCCGCTTTACCAGTTTCTGAAAAGCCTGGTCGCGCTCGCCTGCCTGGTCGAAGCGGGCATCGAGTTCCCTGCTTCCGGCGCCAAGCTCCTTGAGCCGGTTTGCCTGAACCGCCGTCCAGCTATGTTGCCTGTCGGAAGCCAACGTGATGAATTTCCTGACTCTGTTTAACCCAAATTAAGCGTCTCAAGTCTTACCATTTGAAACCTCCAATTTGGGATTTAATTAAATGAAAGGTCGGGGCGTTTTAGCTTGGAACTCTCGTCATTCCCGCGTGCCCGCCCCGGTACGGTGTTGGGCCGGGGGCGGGACACGAAGTGAAGCGTCAGCGCTATCCAGGGCATATAGCCAATCGCTCTGGATCCCCGCCTTCGCGGGGGATGACGGCCCCCCCGACTGTAGTAAATGCCCGGACCCATAGGACCCGCCGCTGATTTCACCCTGGAAGGGTGTTGTTCATTGTGTTTGTTGAGTTCATTGAGTTCGTTTGCTGACACGCTAACCCAAGTAACCCAATAAACCCTCTGACCCAAGTAACCCGTATACTCGCATATGGGATTTCTGATTTTGTGCTTGGAATTTCATTACCCCTGCTACCAGCACAACCAAATATCTTTGAACTGGCTCAAAGAACCAGGCTTTCAACAGGCGACCGAATGGCGGGGAGTCCGGGAGTTGCACCCGGCTGTGCGGGTTTAGAGCCCGCATGATCACATGGCGATCCACCCCCCGCAATCATGATGTAACGCGGCTTCCATCTTCGCTCTTCGAGCTACGCCGAGACAGGCCGCCGCTAATTTCATACAGTTGTATAGTAGCGCTATCCGCCGCAATGATCAACACCCTTTCTCTTGCCTTTGTGGTTGGCATACTAAAGCGAAACCGCCTCCTTGAAGCGGTTGACGCAGTTGATATCGATGCCCAGAAGTTCGGCCATGTTGAATTTGGCTTCCATGCATTTCGGGGTGCCGGCGTGCGGGTGCAGCAGGCCCAGCTTGAGGTCCTCGCGAACCTCCGTCATAATGATCGGATCGGTCAGGTCGGAAACGGACACCTTCAGTTTTTCGGCAACGTACGCTTTGGCCGCATCTATTTTCATACCGCGGGAAATTTGCATGCGGGCCACCAGATCTCCGGCAGCCCTCATTCCGCCCATTCCCGAGGCGATCGCGTGGGTGACCGCCATCCCCATGGGGTCGCCGACGCCAACCTACAATCCGTCCAGCCGGCAGATCTCCACCATGGCCTTGGAGGCACGCGAGGCCACGTCCAGGGGCGGATGGTCGTTCACCGTCATACCGCCGACCCCCATTCCCATGTTGACGTGCACCGGTATGTCGGCAGCCTCGCAACAGGCCTTCATGAAAGTGATCGCCCTGGCCATGTTCCAGGGGGTCGATTCGCTGGTGTTGGTGTTGCAGACCGGTCCGAAAATGGTGACACCGGCCTTTTGCGCCAGCTTTACCTGCTGGTGGGCATAGAGGCCTGCCAGACGCTCGCCCTCCCAGGTCAATCCGCCGTGCATGCCGAGCACGAATTCTCCGGCCATCCCCAGTTCCACGCAGATGCCGGGGTATTTTTCCTTCAGAATGGCCGTGGCCTTCAGGCCGGCCAAAAAATCGGCATCGCCGGCAGCACCCACCGTGTCCAGAATGACGGCGTCGGCCCCGGCTTCGTGCATGGCGCCGGACACATAAACGATGTCCCTGACCGCATCTTCCACGGCGGCCTCGTACGATTGCATGGCCGCTTCTATTTTGCCCTCGGGAATGAGTTCCGAGGGGTTGGGAAAAGGGCCGTCGGGCTGACTGTACAACCCGAGGTTGGGCATGGCGCCGTAAAAAACAGGCGCGGTGGTCACCGACAGCACCTGTTCCATCAGCGGCTGTTCGTACGTGACGATGGGCTTGATGGGCTTGAAGCTGTAGTCCATATGCCCCATCTCCAGCGTATCCGCCCCCAGGAGCTTTTCATAAATCTGGAGGCACTGCAGCCGGTCTACATTCACCTGGGCGCGCAGCATCTTGATGGGCGACCCGTCATAGGAAAGCACCACTTCCCGGCCGGGTTCGACGCCGATAAAACGGTGCGGCGAACTGAAGATGTCGAAAAGATGGTCCAGCTCTTCACTGGTCAGGGCCGGGATGTTGCCACGGTCGGCGGCATCCTCCGTACCCTCCTCCAGGTCGCGTCTGATATCGTCGGCCGACATCTCCACGGGGGTTCCATCGCCGTAGCGGGTGACTACCTTGCTCATGGCTTCCTCCTCAGTATACATAACAGCGAAAATCCCTCTTCAGGCCGCTGCCGAGGATGGTCAGCATGATTTCCTCCGTCTCCTGGCGTTTCATTTGAATAACCAGTCGGTTTTCACCGGTAGCCGGATCCCGGACCACCTCCTGCCTGATGATTTTCTTTTTCAGGCCCGACAGTGCCTCTTGGATGCGGATAAAATCGGCAGGCCCCTCGAGGCCCAGGCGGTGTTCGATAACCACATAGGAGAAGGAGGGGTCATAGCCGCAGCGCATTTCGCCCGGCACCCGCCCCCCTGCGGTGGTTGCACCCCCTCTGTGCGGTCTGTTTGCACTAGCTGTCTTCACGGGGCCGACTAACCGATCAACCCCTTGATTTTTATCACCGAATCCTGTGCATCCTCCGCATAGGCATCCGCGCCGATCTTAGCCGCCCAGCGAGCGGTGACCGGTGCACCGCCGACAATGGTCTTGAACTTGTCACGCAGGCCCTCTTTTTTCAATTTCTGCTCGAGATCCTTTTGATGCCCCATTGTGGTCGTCAGCAGGGTGCTGGTTCCAATGACGTCGGCTTCGACCCTGACGGCTTCTTCGATGAATTTTTCGGTGTCCGCGTCACGGCCGATATCGTGCACGATCATGCCGTTGGCGCGGAGAAGGGCCACGACAATGCCCTTTCCGATGTCATGGATATCGCCCTTCACGGTGCCGATGACGACAACGCCCGGCTTTTCAGTCTGTTTCTCGGGAAGGGCTTCGTTGACCAGGTCCGTAACGGTTTTCATCACATCGGCCGACTGAACCAGGCCCGGCAGAAACAGCAGCCCGCGGCCGAACTGGTCACCGACTTCGCCGATTCCCGGAATGAACCCCTCGGTCATGATCGCCATGGGGTCGTTGCCCGTGTCGATCCAATTTTTAGTAATTGCGACGGCCTTGGCCTCGTCGTGATCCACGATCGCTTTAATTGCCTCCTTGATAGTCTGCTCGTCTACCATATCGTCTCCTCTTGGCTTAGTGTTATTCGAATATGTACACTTGTTCATGATAAACGGATGCCTGGTCCTGTTGACCGCCCTCCAGATCACACCCCCGTGCGGTTTTTGAAACGCTCGACGCATTGGATGTCGATATCCAGGACCTCGGCCATGCGGAACTTGGCCTCGATTCCCTTGGCGCACCCCGGCAGCGGCATGATCTTGCCGATCTGAAGATCGTCCCGGATCTCCGTCATGATCACCGGATCGGTCAATTCGGCAACGGAAATCTTCAGCTTGTCCGCCACGTACGCTTTGGCGTCCGCGATCCGCATTCCCCGGGCCATCTGCACGCGGGCCACCAGATCTCCGGCCGCCCGCATTCCGCCCATTCCGGATGCATGCGCATGCGTCAACGCCATCCCCAGGGGGTCGCCCACGCCAACCTACAACCCGTCCAGGCGGCAGATTTCCACCATGGCCTTGGAGGCGCGCGAAACCACGTCAACCGGTGGGTGGTCGTTGACGGTAACGGCTCCGACCCCCATCCCCATGTTCACATGCACGGGAATGGCGGCCGCTTCACAGCAGGCTTTCATGAAGGTGGTGGCACGGGCCAGGTTCCACGGGCTGCTCTCGGAGGTGTTGGTGTTCACCACGGGTCCGAATATGGTCACACCGGCTTTCTCGGCCAGTTTGACCTGTTCGTGGGGGTACAAGCCGGCGAGACGTACGCCCCCCCACTCCATCTCCCCATGCATACCCAATATGAATTCCCCGGCCATGCCCACTTCGATGCACATGTCGGGAAACTCCTCCTTCAGTATGGCGGCGGCCTTCAGGCTGGCTTTGAAATCCGCCTCCCCGGCGGCTCCCACCGTGTCCAGATTGATGCCGTCCGCCCCGGAAGCGTACATGGCTCTGGCAGCATAGACAATATCCTTGACCGCCTCGTCGACGGTGGCG
Proteins encoded in this region:
- a CDS encoding pyrrolysine--tRNA(Pyl) ligase large subunit, which gives rise to MASDRQHSWTAVQANRLKELGAGSRELDARFDQAGERDQAFQKLVKRLVKSHRARLEHLRTKKFRPGICELESRLVEAMVAQGFVQVTTPIIMSRGLLARMTVDENHDLGSQVYWLDKSKCLRPMLAPHLYFVLKDLLRLWERPVRIFEVGPCFRKESQGARHASEFTMLNLVEMGMPATERQARLKQLAAVIMKAAGIDGYAFESETSDVYGETLDVVAGDGVEVGSGAMGPHALDEAWRISENWVGIGFGLERLLMVVEGSRNLGSVGRSITCLDGVRLNI
- a CDS encoding B12-binding domain-containing protein: MVDEQTIKEAIKAIVDHDEAKAVAITKNWIDTGNDPMAIMTEGFIPGIGEVGDQFGRGLLFLPGLVQSADVMKTVTDLVNEALPEKQTEKPGVVVIGTVKGDIHDIGKGIVVALLRANGMIVHDIGRDADTEKFIEEAVRVEADVIGTSTLLTTTMGHQKDLEQKLKKEGLRDKFKTIVGGAPVTARWAAKIGADAYAEDAQDSVIKIKGLIG